The sequence GATCAGGTCGAGCTGGAAATCCTCCATCGCCGGATAGAGGATTTCCTCCACCGCCGGGTTCAGCCGGTGGATTTCGTCGATGAACAGCACGTCGCCTTCTTCGAGATTGGTGAGCAGCGCGGCGAGATCTCCGGCCTTCGCGATGACCGGCCCGGAAGTCGAGCGGAAATTGACGCCGAGTTCGCGCGCCATGATCTGCGCCAGCGTCGTCTTGCCCAGCCCGGGCGGCCCGACGAACAGCACATGGTCGAGCGCCTCGTTGCGCCCCTTGGCGGCCTCGATGAACACTTTGAGATTGGCCCGCACCGCCGCCTGGCCGACGAAGTCGGCAAGCGTCTGCGGCCGCAAGGTCTGCTCGGCATCCTCGCTGCGTTTTTCGGGAGCGATCAGGCGGGGCGACAGGCTCATGCTGTCTTCCTTGCATATGGCAGGGAAACGGACAAGCGAGCCCTCACCGCGCGAGTTCCTTCAGCCCGAAGCGGATCAACTTCGGTGCATCGGCGTCCTCGCCTGCGGTCTTCAGCGCCGCCGCCACCGCATTGGCGGCGGTGTCGCGCGAATAGCCGAGATTGACCAGCGCCGAGACCGCGTCGGTGATTGGCGCCGGGGCCACGCCTTCGCCCAGCTCCTGCTTCAGGCCGATGGTGCCGGAGGCGGCGCCCGCATAGGCCGGCGCCTTGTTCTTCAATTCGGTGACGATGCGCTCGGCCACCTTCTTGCCGACGCCAGGCGCGCGGGAAACCATGGCGATGTCGCGCAACGCAATCGCGTTGGCGAGGTCGGCCGGCGCCAGCGTCGACAGGATGGCCAGCGCCACCTTGGCGCCGACACCCGGCACATTGTTCATCAGCAATCGAAACCACTCGCGCTCAAGCTGCGACTGGAAGCCGTAGAGGCGCAGCATGTCCTCGCGCACATAAGTCTCGATGAACAACACCACCGCCTCGCCGGGCGACGGCAGCGCGGCCAGCGTGCGCGCCGAGCAATAGGCGACATAGCCAACGCCATGAATGTCGACGAGGCAATGATCCTCGTCGATCTCGTCCAACGTGCCCTTGAGCTTGCCGATCATTGGACGCAGCCCCCGTTAGGGATGAGTATCGGGCGTAATGAGCTCGACATCTGGAAAGTACTTTCTGAAACCTGCGGGATCGCGAGTAAGAATGGGATAGCCTCGGATGGCGGCATGGGCTCCTATCAGGAAATCGGGCATCACCTTCTCTCGAGGTCCGCCCAATCGCCGATAGACAGAGAACGCTCTCGCCGCCGCAAAGGCCGCTTCGAACGGGAGACTTTCGCGCCGGAACTCATCTTCAGGCAAGGCATCATCGACGTCGTCTATCGCCTCATAGCGCATCGAAAACTCGGCGTAGATGATCTGATTGATGACCAGGCTGCCCCGCTCAAGAGCAGACACCATTTTGGACCACGACCACTTTGACCAGGCGGGATCGCGAACGGCCACATCGATAAGTACATTGGTGTCCACAAGCGTCG is a genomic window of Mesorhizobium huakuii containing:
- the ruvA gene encoding Holliday junction branch migration protein RuvA is translated as MIGKLKGTLDEIDEDHCLVDIHGVGYVAYCSARTLAALPSPGEAVVLFIETYVREDMLRLYGFQSQLEREWFRLLMNNVPGVGAKVALAILSTLAPADLANAIALRDIAMVSRAPGVGKKVAERIVTELKNKAPAYAGAASGTIGLKQELGEGVAPAPITDAVSALVNLGYSRDTAANAVAAALKTAGEDADAPKLIRFGLKELAR
- a CDS encoding type II toxin-antitoxin system VapC family toxin; translated protein: MATLVDTNVLIDVAVRDPAWSKWSWSKMVSALERGSLVINQIIYAEFSMRYEAIDDVDDALPEDEFRRESLPFEAAFAAARAFSVYRRLGGPREKVMPDFLIGAHAAIRGYPILTRDPAGFRKYFPDVELITPDTHP